A region of the Candidatus Zixiibacteriota bacterium genome:
GGGAAACACAAGCTCATCGGGCCCTGGCTGACGCTATTTACGTACGGATGCTGATGGACCACGCCGTCAATAAACTATCCACGATCTCATCGCGAGAAGAATTGCTGTCGCGGCTGACCTCATACCAACTCGCCGACTGGAACCGCGAACCGGGTCAATTTCCGGAACGACTGGCCGATCTGAAGCAGGCCGTTGACGACCGTCAACGGATAGTCATTCATTATCGCGGCAACAGCCAGACACCGACCAGACGGGTGATTCGCCCTCTCGGCACTTATACGATCGGAGCCAAGATATACATTCGAGCGCATTGTGAGCGAGCGCGGGCCGAACGCACTTTTCGGATTGATCGGATCGAGCAGTTCGAGATCGTGGACGAATAGAATTATCACAACTCGTGAGTTGTCTTTTTCTGAACAGCTTCTCCCTCTGACACATGTAAATCTATTGTTATCAGGTGCGACCGAAGTCGCACCTGATTCGGGTATATCAGAACTCCGTTTTACCGGAGAAGCGGAACGATCCCAGGTGAATGGCCGGAACGGTCATGCAGCCAATCGCACTCCACCATGACTCGCACTTTTCGACCTCTTTGGACAAGGCTATTGCCGTGCCAAACGAGCGTGTTACGGAATCGGTAAAGCGCAGGTTCTTCAGTCCGCACTTGATTTCGCCGTCTTCAACCAGGAAGGTACCGTCACGGGTCATGCCGGTCAACACCGCATTACGGGTATCGATCAAGCCGTTGATGTAATGGAACCGGGTCACGAGAATGCCTCGTTTCATCTTAGAGATCATCTTCTCGCGCGGAACCGTACCGGGCTTGAGGAATAAGTTCAGAGAAAGAGCTCCCTCGGCGGCTCCATCCGGGGTAAGCGCATGACCGGTCGATTTCTTACCGGCCTTCTTGGCCGAGGCGCTATCGTAAACGACCCCCTTGGCCACTCCCTTATTGAGGAACACGACCTTCTTCTTGGGCACACCCTCGAAATCGAACGGGAAAGACATAGAGGACTGATCGAGGGCGTCATCGTACAGAGTGATCTTCTCGGATGTGAGCTTCTTCCCGATTCGTCCGGCGAGGAACGATGTCCCCTGTTCGAACGACTTGGACCCAAGGCTCACGTAATTGATCCATTCCAGCATTTCCGACACCGCCGGCGGTTCGAGAATAACCTCGTAATCACCCGGTTCTATCGATTGCGGATTGACCGAAAGAGCGCATTTATCAACCGCCCTTTTAGCCAGCATATCGATATCGATCTCTTCAACCTTGCGGCTCGTACCGGCGGCATAACCGGAGGAGTTCTC
Encoded here:
- a CDS encoding TldD/PmbA family protein, whose product is MIGREKLFARLEKFLAASAADQTEIVYIGNEYGLTRYANSYIHQNVSEKDCKIFFRTVFGKKVGVASTNSLVAADLKKALDDSIEIARNQPENPAFPGLPKPAGYVEMNTFDDTTAGYTPAARARGVRRIIAEAKRKKFTVAGSFSTGEAEIAVLNSNGVRAWQPGSNAGLNIIAMSENSSGYAAGTSRKVEEIDIDMLAKRAVDKCALSVNPQSIEPGDYEVILEPPAVSEMLEWINYVSLGSKSFEQGTSFLAGRIGKKLTSEKITLYDDALDQSSMSFPFDFEGVPKKKVVFLNKGVAKGVVYDSASAKKAGKKSTGHALTPDGAAEGALSLNLFLKPGTVPREKMISKMKRGILVTRFHYINGLIDTRNAVLTGMTRDGTFLVEDGEIKCGLKNLRFTDSVTRSFGTAIALSKEVEKCESWWSAIGCMTVPAIHLGSFRFSGKTEF